A window of Hymenobacter aerilatus contains these coding sequences:
- a CDS encoding nucleoside hydrolase, whose translation MPDARQPKQYVLFDHDGGVDDFLSLLLLLHMPQVELLGISVTPADCYLETALLTTHKLLALAQRTDIEVSGGDYHGVNAFPSDWRAKPKILNALPSMINVDTPGAAHYDDSVAFIWRKLTAAPGPVTVLLTGPCSNLVHALEQDPTLAAKVGEVVWMGGAVDVIGNVKTYNHNGTAEWNVFWDPISAHKLFRMGLPVTIVPLDATNHVPVSFDFLQQLARQSEYFFSNLAGQFWATTIDTIPAYEYTYFMWDVLTTSYLAIPEALDFERVELEVTPTGASAGRTHRAPGSGQWVKMAVHVRKEDFYAYLFRQLRQPLQSTSA comes from the coding sequence ATGCCCGATGCACGCCAGCCCAAGCAATATGTTTTGTTCGACCACGATGGTGGGGTAGACGATTTTCTGTCGCTGCTTCTGCTGCTGCACATGCCGCAGGTTGAGTTGCTGGGCATTTCCGTCACGCCTGCCGATTGCTACCTCGAAACCGCCCTGCTTACCACGCACAAGCTGCTGGCGCTTGCTCAGCGCACCGATATTGAGGTGAGCGGCGGCGACTACCACGGTGTAAACGCCTTTCCCTCCGATTGGCGGGCCAAGCCCAAGATTTTGAATGCGCTGCCCAGCATGATCAACGTAGACACACCCGGCGCAGCTCATTACGACGACAGCGTGGCCTTTATCTGGCGCAAGCTGACGGCTGCCCCCGGCCCAGTTACGGTGCTGCTCACGGGGCCGTGCTCCAACTTGGTGCATGCCCTAGAACAAGACCCTACCCTAGCGGCCAAGGTAGGCGAGGTGGTCTGGATGGGCGGCGCCGTGGACGTTATCGGCAACGTGAAAACCTACAACCACAACGGCACCGCCGAGTGGAATGTGTTTTGGGACCCGATTTCGGCGCACAAGCTGTTTCGTATGGGGCTGCCCGTTACCATCGTACCGCTGGATGCCACCAACCACGTGCCCGTCAGCTTTGATTTTCTGCAGCAGCTGGCCCGGCAGTCGGAGTACTTCTTCTCCAACCTGGCCGGGCAGTTCTGGGCCACTACCATCGACACTATTCCGGCCTACGAGTACACCTATTTTATGTGGGACGTACTCACGACCAGCTACCTCGCTATTCCTGAGGCCCTCGATTTTGAAAGAGTAGAGCTAGAGGTAACGCCTACGGGTGCCAGCGCCGGCCGCACGCATCGTGCTCCTGGCTCGGGGCAATGGGTGAAAATGGCCGTGCACGTGCGCAAAGAGGATTTCTACGCCTACCTGTTTCGGCAACTGCGGCAGCCGCTGCAAAGCACTTCAGCATAG
- a CDS encoding DUF2490 domain-containing protein, with translation MKKHLLLGLHILCFMGLYHPLQAQTAVNPVQPWGSWGILTLVLPGTAEKKWGGFAEVQARTNAVFRQYFYHELKTGLSYDLDRNFTFTLAGGRYATADYKDLGAGPLNVEKRFWQQVIMSQFTHRVKLEHRYRVEERWFRFRDDSTSFRMRLRYRLNAFLPLNKPTITDKTVFLSAYDEIFLNPDGPTFERNRIYAGVGYQINAHLTVQAGWVNQANYNLPAFRQGQFIPQNTAAKNNVVLAMAYRLAHRSGGPVGERLPSQHD, from the coding sequence GTGAAAAAACATCTACTTCTTGGTTTGCACATCCTGTGCTTCATGGGTTTGTATCACCCGTTGCAGGCCCAAACAGCTGTAAATCCGGTACAGCCGTGGGGAAGCTGGGGAATACTGACGCTAGTGCTGCCCGGCACCGCTGAAAAAAAATGGGGAGGCTTTGCGGAAGTACAGGCCCGCACCAATGCCGTGTTTCGGCAGTACTTCTACCACGAGCTGAAAACCGGGCTGAGCTACGATCTGGACCGCAACTTCACCTTCACGCTGGCCGGCGGCCGCTACGCTACTGCCGACTACAAAGACCTTGGGGCTGGCCCGCTCAACGTAGAAAAGCGCTTCTGGCAACAAGTAATTATGAGCCAGTTTACGCACCGCGTGAAGCTGGAACACCGCTACCGGGTAGAGGAACGGTGGTTTCGGTTTCGCGACGACAGCACCAGCTTCCGTATGCGCCTGCGCTACCGCCTGAACGCGTTCCTACCCCTGAACAAACCTACCATCACCGATAAAACCGTGTTTTTGTCGGCCTACGACGAAATCTTCTTGAACCCCGACGGGCCTACCTTCGAGCGCAACCGCATATATGCTGGCGTGGGCTACCAGATCAATGCTCATCTGACTGTGCAGGCGGGATGGGTGAACCAGGCCAACTATAATCTGCCTGCGTTTCGGCAGGGGCAGTTTATTCCGCAGAACACGGCCGCCAAAAACAACGTGGTGCTGGCCATGGCCTACCGGCTGGCGCACCGCAGCGGTGGGCCGGTAGGAGAGCGTCTACCCTCACAGCATGATTAG
- a CDS encoding MOSC domain-containing protein: MPFPFVGDDKSTIARLLNTLPQVGQLEWIGIRPVRRAPMVPMQEATVETDRHLSGDHARPKPGGKRQITLIQAEHLPAVAGYLGLTEAVDPARLRRNLVVSGLNLLALKNHQVRIGDEVVLEITGECHPCSRMEEELGPGGYNAMRGHGGLTARILHGGTIRVGDAVQVIAAS; the protein is encoded by the coding sequence ATGCCTTTCCCCTTCGTCGGCGACGACAAATCCACCATTGCCCGCTTGCTGAACACCCTACCCCAGGTAGGCCAGTTAGAATGGATTGGCATCCGGCCGGTGCGCCGCGCCCCCATGGTGCCCATGCAGGAGGCCACCGTAGAAACCGACCGCCACCTCTCCGGCGACCACGCCCGCCCTAAGCCCGGCGGCAAGCGGCAGATTACCCTCATCCAGGCCGAACACCTACCCGCCGTAGCTGGCTACCTGGGGCTGACGGAAGCCGTGGACCCGGCCCGGCTGCGCCGCAACCTGGTAGTGAGCGGATTGAACCTGCTGGCGCTGAAAAACCACCAGGTACGCATTGGCGACGAGGTAGTACTGGAAATTACGGGGGAGTGCCACCCTTGCTCGCGGATGGAGGAGGAGCTGGGGCCGGGTGGCTACAACGCCATGCGCGGCCACGGTGGCCTTACAGCCCGCATTCTGCACGGCGGCACCATTCGGGTAGGCGATGCGGTGCAGGTAATAGCTGCCAGCTAG
- a CDS encoding Dps family protein has product MALPSTNKKAPVAAKAAPAKAKESKNAVAAPNPAVNVQPILNQQQNAPAPIQKYGTVSQRLPIGLSEDTRRESVELLNQLLADTCSLRDMYKKHHWQVVGPTFYQLHLLFDKHYEEQSELVDTIAERIQILGGVAVAMAADVAELTSIPRPPRDREEVPVQISRLLEAHQIILEQCHDIAKKADDSGDDGTNDMVISDVLRANEMQVWFVSEHVVEAPLTQAE; this is encoded by the coding sequence ATGGCCCTTCCCAGCACCAATAAAAAGGCTCCCGTAGCCGCCAAAGCAGCTCCTGCTAAAGCAAAAGAATCTAAGAACGCCGTTGCTGCACCCAACCCTGCTGTCAACGTGCAACCTATCCTAAATCAGCAGCAAAACGCGCCAGCTCCCATCCAGAAATACGGCACTGTATCGCAGCGTCTACCCATTGGCCTGAGCGAAGACACCCGGCGCGAAAGCGTAGAGCTGCTAAATCAGCTGCTGGCTGATACGTGCAGCCTGCGCGATATGTACAAGAAGCACCACTGGCAAGTAGTAGGCCCTACCTTCTACCAGTTGCACTTGCTGTTCGATAAGCACTATGAGGAGCAAAGCGAACTAGTAGACACCATTGCCGAGCGCATCCAGATTCTGGGTGGTGTAGCCGTGGCCATGGCCGCCGACGTAGCCGAGCTAACCAGCATTCCGCGCCCTCCCCGCGACCGGGAAGAAGTACCGGTACAGATTTCGCGTCTGCTGGAAGCGCACCAGATCATCCTGGAACAGTGCCACGACATCGCCAAGAAAGCTGACGACTCCGGCGATGACGGCACCAACGACATGGTAATAAGCGACGTACTGCGCGCCAACGAAATGCAGGTATGGTTTGTGTCGGAGCACGTAGTAGAAGCTCCGCTTACGCAAGCAGAGTAA
- a CDS encoding NFACT RNA binding domain-containing protein, producing the protein MHTNYYFLRLLAPALTRALAGYRVVTCFSQEKDELVIGLTNGAAEFWLKAQLSAAFPALALPETFHRARQNSVDLLPGLLGREVSHVDALPQDRILQFTFIDGATLLLKLFGPRPNAIFRPTPDAPAELFHQRYTADADILPLPPTTAPDAGTRPHEADPLRRYPALSDLPARYLRVHGYDAAPLPQREQLVADIIRQLEQPAQLYIIQLENRTRLSLLPLGEVQKTLPPTDPIAALREFVPHFLSRRAYETEIRQVRQTLEKRAEEASTSAQMARTRRHALEHTAGYRQTADLIMAHLSQISAGAAQVEVVDFYQDNQPRVIKLKPTETPQRTAQNLYRKAKNQQIELQQLSQRIEQRETEAFWCLERLEELTGLADLRTLRTWRKQHGLDAAAQAKAAGNELPFKVFTDSGFTILVGRNAQNNDLLTQKYAHKDDLWLHAKDVSGSHVVVRHRAGYPVPEPVVERAAQLAAWYSRRQHDSLCPVTVTPKKFVRKPKGAAPGAVVVERERVVLVVPGNPFERVGV; encoded by the coding sequence ATGCATACCAATTACTATTTCCTGCGTCTGTTGGCGCCTGCTCTCACTCGCGCCCTGGCCGGCTACCGGGTAGTCACGTGCTTTTCGCAGGAAAAGGATGAATTGGTGATTGGTTTGACCAACGGTGCGGCCGAGTTTTGGCTGAAAGCGCAGCTGTCGGCGGCCTTTCCGGCGCTAGCCCTGCCCGAAACCTTCCACCGCGCCCGACAAAACTCAGTGGATCTGTTGCCTGGTTTGCTAGGGCGCGAGGTAAGCCACGTGGATGCGCTACCGCAGGACAGAATTTTGCAATTCACCTTCATCGATGGTGCTACCCTGCTGCTGAAGCTGTTTGGCCCACGGCCCAACGCCATTTTCCGCCCTACCCCGGATGCGCCCGCCGAGCTGTTTCACCAGCGCTACACTGCCGATGCGGACATTCTGCCCCTACCCCCTACCACCGCCCCGGATGCTGGTACCCGCCCGCACGAGGCCGATCCGCTGCGCCGCTACCCTGCCCTCAGCGACCTACCCGCCCGCTACCTGCGCGTCCACGGCTACGACGCCGCACCCTTACCCCAACGGGAGCAACTGGTAGCAGATATTATCCGGCAATTGGAGCAACCAGCGCAGCTCTACATCATACAGCTGGAAAACCGAACGCGCCTGAGTCTGCTGCCGCTCGGGGAGGTACAGAAGACCCTACCCCCTACCGACCCTATTGCGGCCTTGCGCGAGTTTGTACCGCATTTTCTGAGTCGGCGGGCGTATGAGACGGAGATTCGCCAAGTGCGCCAGACCTTGGAAAAGCGAGCCGAGGAAGCCAGCACCAGCGCCCAAATGGCCCGCACGCGCCGCCACGCCCTAGAGCACACCGCCGGCTACCGCCAAACCGCCGACCTGATCATGGCGCACCTCAGCCAGATTTCGGCCGGAGCAGCGCAGGTGGAAGTAGTTGACTTCTATCAGGATAATCAACCGCGTGTTATCAAGCTCAAACCCACCGAAACGCCCCAGCGCACGGCCCAAAACCTTTACCGCAAGGCCAAAAACCAGCAGATTGAATTACAACAACTCAGCCAGCGCATTGAACAGCGCGAAACCGAAGCTTTCTGGTGCCTGGAGAGGTTAGAAGAATTAACTGGTCTAGCTGACCTGCGCACGCTACGAACCTGGCGCAAGCAGCATGGTCTCGATGCTGCAGCCCAGGCCAAAGCAGCAGGCAACGAGCTACCCTTCAAAGTATTTACGGATAGCGGCTTTACCATTCTGGTAGGCCGCAATGCCCAGAATAACGACCTACTCACGCAGAAATACGCGCACAAAGACGACCTATGGTTGCACGCCAAAGACGTCAGCGGTTCGCACGTGGTAGTGCGACACCGAGCAGGATACCCGGTGCCTGAACCTGTAGTAGAGCGCGCCGCCCAGCTAGCCGCTTGGTACTCGCGCCGCCAGCACGACTCGCTGTGCCCCGTGACGGTGACGCCCAAAAAGTTTGTGCGCAAGCCCAAAGGCGCCGCGCCGGGCGCCGTGGTGGTAGAGCGCGAGCGGGTGGTGCTGGTAGTGCCCGGAAATCCGTTTGAACGGGTAGGCGTGTAG
- a CDS encoding MBL fold metallo-hydrolase yields MQITFLGTGTSQGVPVIGCHCPVCRSVDYRDKRLRVSVHVQVAGKSIVIDSGPDFRQQMLRERIEQLDALVFTHEHKDHTAGLDDIRSYNFLQQRDMPLYAEPRVLRQLQQEFAYIFAEEKYPGVPRVKTIPITSDTEVFLVEGVPFQPIRALHYRLPVLGYRIGDFTYITDANYLTEEALAQVRGSRVIVLNALRHEKHISHFSLPEALELLEDLAPEQAYLTHISHQLGKHHEVEATLPDFVRLAYDGLQIEV; encoded by the coding sequence ATGCAAATTACTTTTCTCGGCACGGGCACGTCGCAGGGGGTACCCGTAATAGGGTGCCACTGCCCCGTGTGCCGTTCGGTGGACTACCGCGACAAGCGTTTGCGGGTGTCGGTGCATGTGCAAGTGGCCGGCAAGAGCATTGTGATTGACTCGGGGCCGGACTTTCGGCAGCAGATGCTGCGCGAGCGGATTGAGCAGTTGGACGCCCTTGTGTTCACGCACGAGCACAAAGACCACACCGCCGGCCTCGACGATATTCGCTCCTACAACTTTCTGCAGCAGCGCGACATGCCCCTTTACGCCGAGCCGCGCGTGCTTCGGCAGCTCCAACAGGAATTTGCCTACATCTTCGCGGAGGAGAAATACCCCGGCGTGCCCCGCGTGAAAACCATTCCCATCACCAGCGACACAGAGGTGTTTTTGGTGGAAGGCGTACCGTTTCAGCCCATCCGAGCCCTGCACTACCGGCTGCCGGTGCTAGGCTACCGCATCGGCGACTTCACCTATATCACCGACGCCAATTATCTGACCGAAGAGGCACTAGCCCAGGTGCGCGGCTCGCGGGTGATAGTACTCAACGCCCTGCGCCACGAAAAGCATATTTCGCACTTCTCGCTGCCCGAAGCGCTGGAACTACTAGAGGATTTGGCTCCCGAGCAGGCCTACCTTACCCATATCAGCCATCAATTGGGAAAACACCACGAAGTAGAAGCCACACTGCCGGACTTCGTGCGGCTGGCATACGATGGGTTGCAGATAGAGGTGTGA
- a CDS encoding response regulator — MADSKTILIAEDSSVILNLTKKILELQKYRIISAKNGGEVIKQVESQPIDCILMDINIPVKDGMECTREIRRNPDPRIAQIPVIAITGNANNYSMEQFREAGVTDYLPKPLDFDALVRVVKQHVG; from the coding sequence ATGGCTGATTCTAAAACTATTTTGATTGCGGAAGATAGCTCCGTTATTCTGAACCTCACCAAGAAAATACTCGAGCTGCAAAAGTACCGCATCATATCGGCAAAAAATGGGGGTGAAGTCATCAAGCAGGTTGAAAGCCAGCCAATTGACTGCATTCTGATGGATATCAATATTCCGGTGAAGGACGGTATGGAGTGCACCCGCGAAATCCGCCGCAACCCTGATCCGCGCATCGCTCAGATTCCGGTTATCGCCATCACCGGCAACGCCAACAACTACTCGATGGAGCAGTTCCGCGAGGCTGGCGTAACCGACTACCTCCCCAAACCTCTCGACTTCGATGCCCTGGTGCGCGTAGTGAAGCAGCATGTGGGGTAA